The following proteins are co-located in the Amycolatopsis tolypomycina genome:
- a CDS encoding SDR family NAD(P)-dependent oxidoreductase: MPTAVVTGAASGIGAATARKLVADGYRVLGVDIAELPDGVVPVRGDVRDEATWAAIGEVDALVSNAYTPSTGSLHEIDRAEWQRQLDVNLTGTYLAVKACLPSLRARRGAIVLVSSVHAHFGLPGHPAYAASKGALVALARQLAVEYAPDVRVNSVLPGPVLTEAWNRISPEDRERSARATPVGRLGDPEEVANVIAFLLSAAASFVTGAELTVDGGWSAAKDSA, from the coding sequence ATGCCCACAGCGGTGGTGACCGGAGCGGCGTCCGGGATCGGTGCGGCGACCGCACGGAAGCTCGTGGCAGACGGCTACCGCGTGCTGGGTGTGGACATCGCCGAACTCCCCGACGGTGTCGTGCCGGTCCGCGGCGACGTCCGGGACGAGGCCACCTGGGCCGCCATCGGCGAAGTGGACGCCCTGGTCAGCAACGCCTACACGCCCAGCACCGGATCGCTGCACGAGATCGACCGGGCCGAGTGGCAGCGCCAGCTCGACGTCAACCTGACCGGCACCTACCTCGCCGTGAAGGCGTGCCTGCCGTCGCTGCGGGCCCGGCGCGGGGCGATCGTGCTGGTGTCGTCGGTGCACGCGCACTTCGGCCTGCCGGGCCACCCGGCGTACGCCGCGAGCAAGGGCGCCCTCGTCGCGCTCGCCCGGCAGCTGGCCGTCGAGTACGCCCCGGACGTGCGGGTCAACTCGGTGCTGCCGGGGCCCGTGCTCACCGAGGCCTGGAACCGCATCTCGCCCGAGGACCGCGAACGCAGCGCGCGGGCGACGCCGGTCGGCCGGCTCGGCGACCCGGAAGAAGTCGCGAACGTGATCGCGTTCCTGTTGTCGGCCGCCGCGTCGTTCGTCACCGGGGCCGAGCTGACCGTCGACGGCGGCTGGTCCGCCGCCAAGGATTCCGCGTAG
- a CDS encoding lactonase family protein, which produces MAELVFVGCYTGDAGNGTGITTLSRSPSGSLREVASLPLESPSWLVRHPSLPVLYAANETTDGSVTALAISPSGELSVIGTAETGGAHPCHLAVTPDGRFLLCANYTGGSVAVFSLSDSGELAARTALVRHSGTGPVADRQEAAHVHMAVPSPDGSVVSAVDLGTDEIRSYTLTSSGGLEPLAVSSLPPGTGPRQLVRRPGTDLAYVVGELAGTLITVREKSPGAFEVVASTPSTLSSVKPNLVAHLELADSRLYVSNRGPDCVTEFALDDAAAVADQPCGANPRHFALVDGTCYVAAQSEDAITAFTLTASGEAELRYHPTGSPTFVLPVSLP; this is translated from the coding sequence ATGGCTGAGCTGGTCTTCGTCGGGTGCTACACCGGCGACGCGGGGAACGGCACCGGGATCACGACGCTTTCGCGGTCGCCGTCCGGCTCGTTGCGCGAAGTGGCTTCACTGCCGCTGGAATCGCCCTCGTGGCTGGTGCGCCACCCGTCGTTGCCCGTGCTGTACGCGGCCAACGAGACCACGGACGGCAGCGTGACGGCGTTGGCCATTTCGCCGTCGGGCGAGCTGTCGGTCATCGGCACGGCCGAGACGGGCGGCGCGCACCCGTGCCACCTGGCGGTGACGCCGGACGGCCGGTTCCTGTTGTGCGCCAACTACACCGGCGGCAGCGTGGCGGTGTTCTCGCTGTCCGACTCGGGCGAACTGGCCGCCCGGACGGCGCTGGTCCGGCACAGCGGCACCGGCCCGGTGGCCGACCGCCAGGAAGCGGCGCACGTCCACATGGCGGTCCCGTCGCCGGACGGTTCCGTGGTGAGCGCGGTCGACCTGGGCACGGACGAGATCCGCAGCTACACGCTGACGTCGTCGGGCGGGCTCGAGCCGCTGGCGGTGTCCTCGCTGCCGCCGGGCACCGGACCGCGCCAGCTGGTGCGGCGGCCGGGCACGGACCTGGCCTACGTCGTCGGCGAGCTGGCCGGAACGCTGATCACGGTCCGCGAGAAGTCGCCGGGCGCCTTCGAGGTCGTCGCTTCGACGCCGTCGACGCTGTCGTCCGTGAAGCCCAACCTGGTGGCCCACCTCGAACTGGCCGACTCGCGCCTGTACGTGTCGAACCGCGGCCCGGACTGCGTGACGGAGTTCGCGCTGGACGACGCGGCCGCGGTGGCCGACCAGCCGTGCGGGGCGAACCCGCGGCACTTCGCGCTGGTGGACGGGACCTGCTACGTGGCCGCGCAGTCCGAGGACGCCATCACGGCGTTCACGCTGACCGCGTCCGGCGAGGCGGAACTGCGCTACCACCCGACGGGGTCACCGACGTTCGTGCTGCCGGTTTCGCTGCCTTGA
- a CDS encoding ESX secretion-associated protein EspG, which yields MSLVLSALEFDVLWESFELPRRHVALDVPSEGTTRTERLALVESAWASLSERRLARNRRVSGELADLLHLLARPQSAIDVWVWAEREIRGRAVSLRGQAVLAVVDNGEVWLIPATEDGLAEAAVSVAGDLGPGVGQTVSLPYDVVKSADAAAKGDAKALVTALEDRGVPLFQAQELSGMLLGQDARGQFGAERTSRDGVVHRAGRVVAFFDTDAGRYLFQVGRDRDGREWATVTPADNALLATRIRELVAEA from the coding sequence GTGTCGCTCGTCCTGTCGGCCCTCGAGTTCGACGTGCTCTGGGAGTCCTTCGAACTGCCCCGCCGGCACGTCGCGCTGGACGTGCCGAGCGAAGGAACCACCCGCACCGAGCGGCTCGCGCTGGTGGAGTCGGCGTGGGCGTCGCTGAGCGAGCGGCGCCTCGCCCGCAACCGCCGGGTGTCCGGTGAACTGGCCGACCTGCTGCACCTGCTGGCGCGCCCGCAGTCCGCGATCGACGTGTGGGTGTGGGCGGAACGCGAGATCCGCGGCCGCGCGGTCAGCCTGCGCGGCCAGGCGGTGCTGGCGGTGGTGGACAACGGCGAGGTCTGGCTGATCCCGGCCACCGAGGACGGCCTCGCGGAGGCGGCCGTCTCGGTGGCGGGCGACCTGGGCCCGGGCGTCGGCCAGACGGTCAGCCTGCCCTACGACGTCGTGAAGTCCGCCGACGCGGCGGCGAAAGGCGACGCGAAAGCGCTGGTCACGGCTTTGGAGGACCGCGGAGTGCCGCTGTTCCAGGCCCAGGAGCTGTCGGGCATGCTGCTGGGCCAGGACGCCCGCGGCCAGTTCGGCGCGGAACGCACGTCCCGCGACGGCGTGGTCCACCGGGCGGGCCGGGTGGTGGCGTTCTTCGACACCGACGCGGGCCGCTACCTGTTCCAGGTCGGCCGCGACCGCGACGGCCGCGAGTGGGCCACCGTCACCCCGGCGGACAACGCCCTGCTGGCCACGCGGATCCGCGAACTGGTGGCGGAAGCCTGA
- the dgoD gene encoding galactonate dehydratase: protein MKITAIETFLVAPRWLFLKVSTDEGISGWGEPVVEGRAGTVRAAVHELSELLVGQDPLRIEDHWQVLRRGGFYRGGPVLSSALAGFDHALWDIAGKVRDAPVHELLGGPVRDRVRVYSWVGGDRPAGIREAVTAQVEAGFTAVKMNVAGPLTAIASPAEADAAVARAWEAREVLGPHRDLAIDFHGRVSPAMARRLVRMLEDVQPMFVEEPVLPETQGDALRAVVEASTVPIALGERLYSRWEFKPVLDAGVAVVQPDPSHAGGISELRRIGALAEMYGASLAPHCPLGPISLAASLQVAFATPNFLIQEQSVGMHYHEGREPTYLADPSIFAFQDGYAARPLGPGLGIEVDEAAVRRADEIGHAWRSPVWRHDDGGLAEW, encoded by the coding sequence GTGAAGATCACCGCGATCGAAACGTTCCTGGTCGCGCCGCGCTGGCTGTTCCTCAAGGTCAGCACGGACGAAGGGATCAGCGGCTGGGGCGAGCCGGTGGTCGAGGGTCGCGCCGGGACCGTGCGCGCGGCCGTGCACGAGCTGTCCGAGCTGCTCGTCGGCCAGGACCCGCTGCGCATCGAGGACCACTGGCAGGTGCTGCGCCGCGGCGGGTTCTACCGCGGCGGCCCGGTGCTCTCCAGCGCTCTCGCCGGGTTCGACCACGCGCTCTGGGACATCGCGGGCAAGGTCCGCGACGCGCCGGTGCACGAGCTGCTCGGCGGCCCGGTCCGCGACCGCGTCCGCGTCTACAGCTGGGTCGGCGGCGATCGCCCGGCCGGCATCCGCGAAGCCGTGACCGCCCAGGTCGAGGCCGGGTTCACCGCGGTCAAGATGAACGTCGCCGGCCCGCTGACGGCGATCGCGTCCCCGGCCGAGGCCGACGCCGCGGTCGCCCGCGCCTGGGAGGCGCGGGAGGTGCTCGGCCCGCACCGCGACCTCGCCATCGACTTCCACGGCCGCGTCTCGCCCGCGATGGCGCGCCGGCTGGTGCGCATGCTGGAAGACGTCCAGCCGATGTTCGTCGAAGAGCCGGTGCTCCCGGAGACCCAAGGCGACGCACTGCGCGCGGTCGTCGAGGCCTCCACGGTGCCGATCGCACTCGGCGAGCGGCTGTATTCGCGGTGGGAGTTCAAGCCGGTGCTCGACGCCGGTGTCGCGGTGGTCCAGCCCGACCCGTCGCACGCCGGCGGCATCTCCGAGCTGCGGCGGATCGGCGCGCTGGCCGAGATGTACGGCGCTTCGCTGGCCCCGCACTGCCCGCTGGGGCCGATTTCGCTGGCGGCGTCGCTGCAGGTTGCCTTCGCGACGCCGAACTTCCTGATCCAGGAACAAAGTGTGGGCATGCACTACCACGAGGGCCGCGAACCCACGTACCTCGCGGATCCGTCGATCTTCGCCTTCCAGGACGGCTACGCCGCCCGCCCGCTCGGGCCCGGACTCGGCATCGAGGTCGACGAAGCGGCCGTGCGCCGGGCGGACGAGATCGGGCACGCGTGGCGGTCACCGGTCTGGCGGCACGACGACGGGGGCCTCGCCGAGTGGTGA
- a CDS encoding SAM-dependent methyltransferase, with protein MATSERPSAHVDFERPSFARVSDALLGGQNHYEPDRAVLRQLTAIAPEAPAMAREVRQWLVRAVRYLTERLDVDQFLDLGSGFPTAENIHQVAQKYNPEAHVVYVDDDPVVSAHGRALLVDNEFTHICGTDPLNPGETLAGVERYIDFDRPAGLVLCGVVDHIADLQQAQQVVKSYVGALAPGSYLLLLHQHNPDDGSDAAAVATSLQDRFGRTGLDTLYRTRAEITSFFDGLDLLEPGLTAPHLWWPDGPRLAPLTPVNWTALGGVARIP; from the coding sequence ATGGCGACGAGCGAACGACCGTCGGCCCACGTCGACTTCGAACGGCCGAGCTTCGCTCGCGTCTCCGACGCGCTGCTGGGCGGGCAGAACCACTACGAGCCCGACCGCGCCGTGCTGCGGCAGCTGACGGCCATCGCCCCGGAAGCCCCGGCCATGGCGCGGGAAGTGCGGCAGTGGCTGGTCCGCGCCGTCCGCTACCTGACCGAGCGGCTCGACGTCGACCAGTTCCTCGACCTCGGTTCCGGCTTCCCGACGGCGGAGAACATCCACCAGGTGGCGCAGAAGTACAACCCGGAAGCGCACGTCGTGTACGTCGACGACGACCCGGTGGTGAGCGCGCACGGCCGGGCCCTGCTCGTCGACAACGAGTTCACGCACATCTGCGGCACCGACCCGCTGAACCCCGGCGAGACGCTCGCCGGGGTCGAGCGGTACATCGACTTCGACCGGCCCGCCGGGCTCGTGCTGTGCGGCGTCGTCGACCACATCGCCGACCTCCAGCAGGCGCAGCAGGTGGTCAAGTCCTACGTCGGCGCGCTGGCGCCGGGTTCGTACCTGCTCCTGCTGCACCAGCACAACCCGGACGACGGTTCCGACGCGGCCGCCGTCGCGACGTCGCTGCAGGACCGGTTCGGCCGCACCGGGCTCGACACGCTCTACCGCACCCGTGCCGAGATCACGTCGTTCTTCGACGGCCTCGACCTGCTCGAACCCGGGTTGACCGCGCCGCACCTGTGGTGGCCGGACGGGCCGCGCCTGGCGCCGCTGACGCCGGTCAACTGGACAGCGCTGGGCGGCGTGGCGCGGATCCCCTGA
- a CDS encoding pyridoxal phosphate-dependent aminotransferase, with protein sequence MADLGAFAGPALRAGVPPFHVMDVLSAAGARQRSHGDLVSLAAGQPSAPAPKAVLAAAQEALQKSTLGYTEQLGIPELREAVAGHYRTRYDVDVQAHDVVLTTGSSGGFLLAFLSAFDPGAKVAMARPGYPAYRNLLSVLGCEVVEFATTAETNFQPTTKLLDELGPIDGLIVASPSNPTGTVLPPGELAAITGWCASHGVQLISDEIYHGISYGAELDCAWQYGREPIVLGSFSKYFAMTGWRLGWMLVPQRLHRAVDVLTGNFTICPPAVSQYAALAAFTPEAYAEADAHVARYRANRDRLFAGLRRIGLDRLAPADGAFYAYADVSAYTEDSLSWCQRLLADTGLAITPGVDFDPVDGGKYVRFSFAGSAEDIDEGVRRLGAWLARGNPE encoded by the coding sequence ATGGCCGACCTCGGAGCTTTCGCCGGGCCCGCGCTGCGGGCCGGCGTGCCGCCCTTCCACGTCATGGACGTCCTCTCCGCGGCCGGCGCCCGGCAGCGCAGTCACGGCGATCTCGTGTCCCTCGCCGCCGGGCAGCCGTCCGCGCCCGCGCCGAAGGCCGTGCTCGCGGCCGCCCAGGAGGCGCTGCAGAAAAGCACCCTCGGCTACACCGAGCAGCTCGGCATCCCCGAGCTGCGCGAAGCCGTCGCCGGGCACTACCGGACGCGGTACGACGTCGACGTCCAGGCGCATGACGTCGTCCTGACCACCGGGTCGTCCGGGGGTTTCCTGCTCGCCTTCCTCAGCGCCTTCGACCCCGGCGCCAAGGTCGCGATGGCGCGGCCCGGCTATCCCGCCTACCGCAACCTGCTCTCGGTGCTCGGCTGCGAGGTCGTCGAGTTCGCCACCACCGCCGAGACGAACTTCCAGCCGACGACGAAGCTGCTCGACGAACTCGGCCCGATCGACGGCCTGATCGTCGCCAGCCCGAGCAACCCCACCGGCACCGTGCTGCCGCCCGGCGAACTCGCCGCCATCACCGGCTGGTGCGCGTCGCACGGCGTCCAGCTGATCAGCGACGAGATCTACCACGGGATCTCCTACGGCGCCGAGCTCGACTGCGCGTGGCAGTACGGCCGGGAGCCGATCGTGCTCGGCAGCTTCTCGAAGTACTTCGCGATGACAGGCTGGCGGCTCGGCTGGATGCTCGTGCCGCAGCGCCTGCACCGCGCCGTCGACGTCCTGACCGGCAACTTCACCATCTGCCCGCCCGCGGTTTCGCAGTACGCGGCCCTCGCCGCCTTCACGCCGGAGGCCTACGCGGAAGCCGACGCGCACGTCGCGCGGTACCGCGCCAACCGCGACCGGCTCTTCGCCGGCCTGCGCCGCATCGGCCTCGACCGGCTCGCCCCCGCCGACGGCGCCTTCTACGCGTACGCCGACGTCAGCGCCTACACCGAAGACAGCCTGAGCTGGTGCCAGCGGCTGCTCGCCGACACCGGGCTCGCCATCACGCCCGGCGTCGACTTCGACCCGGTCGACGGCGGGAAGTACGTCCGGTTCTCCTTCGCCGGCAGCGCCGAGGACATCGACGAAGGCGTCCGACGGCTCGGTGCCTGGCTGGCCAGGGGGAACCCTGAATAA
- a CDS encoding bifunctional 4-hydroxy-2-oxoglutarate aldolase/2-dehydro-3-deoxy-phosphogluconate aldolase, translated as MSYRWEIMADAVRQGVVGIVRTRDADSAVEAARAALEAGLRSIELPLTNPGALEAIAGLTAAYPEATIGAGTVLDETSAVLAIHAGARFLVSPSVDTAVIRTAHRYGAAAFPGAGSVTEIVWALEAGADAVKVFPASALGPSWVSDVRAALPQAPLVPTGGIGPEDVPGWLSAGAVACGIGSALTRGTAAEITARVETLLRSAHG; from the coding sequence ATGAGCTACCGGTGGGAAATCATGGCGGACGCGGTGCGCCAAGGCGTCGTGGGAATCGTGCGCACCCGCGACGCGGACTCCGCGGTGGAGGCGGCCCGCGCGGCCCTCGAAGCCGGGCTGCGCTCGATCGAACTGCCGCTGACGAACCCCGGCGCCCTCGAAGCCATCGCCGGGCTCACCGCCGCCTACCCGGAGGCGACGATCGGCGCCGGCACGGTCCTCGACGAGACGTCCGCGGTGCTGGCGATCCACGCCGGGGCGCGGTTTCTCGTGTCGCCGTCGGTGGACACCGCGGTGATCCGGACCGCGCACCGGTACGGCGCGGCGGCGTTCCCCGGCGCCGGCTCGGTGACCGAAATCGTGTGGGCGCTGGAGGCAGGCGCCGACGCGGTGAAGGTGTTCCCGGCGTCGGCGCTCGGGCCGTCGTGGGTGTCGGACGTGCGGGCAGCGCTGCCGCAGGCCCCGCTGGTGCCCACCGGCGGCATCGGTCCCGAAGACGTGCCAGGCTGGCTCTCGGCGGGTGCGGTCGCCTGCGGGATCGGCTCGGCGCTGACCCGCGGCACCGCCGCGGAGATCACCGCCCGGGTCGAGACGCTGTTGAGGAGCGCGCATGGCTGA
- a CDS encoding FadR/GntR family transcriptional regulator yields the protein MTEHRPRGLHGQTVEALASRILSEEWGEGTVLDLPALREELDISLTALREALKVLAAKGMIDARQKRGTFVQPREKWNMLDADVMRWQTAAADDPGLLDELTEVRTVVEPAAARIAAGRATEEDIEALRDALADMAAAGDDPDASVQADLAFHRRLMAATHNNFLMRMERIIAIGLAERDKVVHGAPTAEDPVPSHRKVFDAIVAGDAAAAEQAMLTLVTKAREDLEKAQRTRS from the coding sequence TTGACCGAACACCGGCCACGCGGGCTGCACGGCCAGACCGTGGAGGCCCTGGCCAGCCGGATCCTCTCCGAAGAGTGGGGTGAGGGCACCGTCCTGGACCTGCCCGCGCTGCGCGAAGAGCTCGACATCAGCCTGACCGCGCTGCGCGAGGCGCTGAAGGTGCTGGCGGCCAAGGGCATGATCGACGCCCGGCAGAAGCGCGGCACCTTCGTCCAGCCGCGCGAGAAGTGGAACATGCTCGACGCCGACGTCATGCGCTGGCAGACCGCCGCCGCCGACGATCCCGGGCTGCTCGACGAGCTGACCGAGGTCCGGACGGTCGTGGAGCCCGCCGCGGCCCGGATCGCCGCCGGGCGGGCGACCGAAGAAGACATCGAGGCCCTGCGGGACGCGCTCGCCGACATGGCCGCGGCGGGCGACGACCCGGACGCAAGCGTCCAGGCCGACCTCGCCTTCCACCGGCGGCTGATGGCCGCCACGCACAACAACTTCCTGATGCGGATGGAGCGGATCATCGCGATCGGGCTGGCCGAGCGCGACAAGGTGGTGCACGGGGCGCCGACCGCGGAAGACCCGGTGCCGAGCCACCGGAAGGTGTTCGACGCGATCGTCGCGGGTGACGCGGCCGCGGCCGAACAGGCGATGCTGACGCTGGTCACCAAGGCCCGCGAAGACCTGGAGAAAGCTCAGCGCACCCGGTCCTGA
- a CDS encoding TetR/AcrR family transcriptional regulator, producing MTAATTPKGERRRAALVEAAAKLLVEGGFDAVRHRAVAERAGLPLASTTYYFDSLEDLVTAAVEHHAKAELATGRRRLEELATRNRGVQATVELVLDMLLGPESGDPAADAEAVLLRYERLVVTGRRPYLRPLMRTLSAQLNELLTEIFARSGTPVTATELARLVALVDGAVVNALVEVDPEPRAAAARMLQAALEPTDQDRVR from the coding sequence ATGACCGCTGCGACCACCCCGAAGGGGGAGCGACGGCGCGCCGCGCTCGTCGAGGCCGCCGCGAAACTGCTCGTCGAGGGCGGGTTCGACGCCGTGCGGCACCGGGCGGTCGCCGAGCGGGCCGGGCTGCCGCTGGCGTCGACGACGTACTACTTCGACTCGCTGGAAGACCTGGTCACCGCGGCCGTCGAGCACCACGCGAAGGCCGAGCTGGCGACCGGCCGCCGCCGGCTGGAGGAGCTCGCGACCCGCAACCGCGGCGTGCAGGCCACCGTCGAGCTGGTGCTGGACATGCTGCTCGGCCCGGAGAGCGGCGACCCGGCGGCCGACGCCGAAGCCGTCCTCCTGCGCTACGAGCGGCTGGTCGTCACCGGCCGCCGCCCGTACCTGCGGCCGCTGATGCGGACGCTGTCGGCCCAGCTCAACGAGCTGCTGACGGAGATCTTCGCCCGCTCGGGCACGCCGGTCACCGCCACCGAGCTGGCGCGGCTGGTCGCGCTGGTCGACGGCGCGGTCGTCAACGCGCTGGTCGAGGTCGACCCGGAGCCCCGCGCGGCGGCGGCCCGGATGCTGCAGGCGGCGCTGGAGCCGACGGATCAGGACCGGGTGCGCTGA
- a CDS encoding threonine aldolase family protein, which produces MTFNPPVLDFRSDTVTRPDDTMRAAMATAEVGDNVLERDPTVAALEERAAHVLGMPAALWVPSGTMANLIALSLHLQRGDRFLATRGAHVLVNELGSAAWLAGGMPDILEHDGGPGRPSPDALAAAIGQPGPYFTLRTSLLCLENTHNAAGGAVTPPDEHAQLLSVAKEAGLTVHLDGARLWQAAVALEVPPAALTVGVDTVSACFSKGLGAPVGSVVAGSTAFVERARRMRQMLGGGVRQGGVLAAACLIALDRIPELAESHENAQRLAEGLREHGWPANHPDTNIVLAEVPDIPTALAWLDSLGIRAVPMAGKVRFVTHRDLSAADVEEALRRIKTGA; this is translated from the coding sequence GTGACCTTCAACCCGCCCGTACTGGACTTCCGCTCCGACACTGTCACCCGGCCGGATGACACGATGCGGGCGGCGATGGCCACCGCGGAGGTCGGGGACAACGTCCTCGAGCGCGACCCCACGGTCGCGGCGCTGGAGGAGCGGGCGGCCCACGTCCTGGGCATGCCGGCGGCGCTCTGGGTGCCGAGCGGGACCATGGCCAACCTGATCGCGCTGAGCCTGCACCTGCAGCGCGGCGACCGGTTCCTCGCCACCCGCGGCGCGCACGTGCTGGTCAACGAGCTGGGCTCGGCGGCGTGGCTGGCCGGCGGGATGCCGGACATCCTCGAGCACGACGGCGGCCCGGGCCGCCCATCGCCCGACGCCCTCGCAGCCGCGATCGGACAACCCGGGCCATACTTCACATTACGGACATCGCTCCTCTGCCTGGAGAACACCCACAACGCCGCCGGCGGCGCGGTGACGCCGCCCGACGAGCACGCCCAGCTGCTGTCCGTCGCCAAGGAGGCGGGCCTGACCGTGCACCTCGACGGCGCCCGGCTCTGGCAGGCCGCGGTCGCGCTCGAGGTGCCGCCGGCCGCGCTGACCGTCGGCGTCGACACCGTGTCGGCGTGCTTCAGCAAGGGTCTCGGCGCGCCGGTCGGCTCGGTCGTCGCGGGCAGCACGGCGTTCGTCGAGCGGGCCCGCCGGATGCGCCAGATGCTCGGCGGCGGCGTCCGGCAGGGAGGTGTCCTGGCCGCGGCCTGCCTGATCGCCCTGGACCGCATCCCCGAGCTGGCCGAGTCGCACGAGAACGCCCAGCGGCTCGCCGAAGGCCTGCGCGAGCACGGCTGGCCCGCCAACCACCCCGACACCAACATCGTGCTCGCCGAGGTACCCGACATCCCGACCGCGCTGGCCTGGCTCGACTCGCTCGGCATCCGCGCGGTGCCGATGGCGGGCAAGGTCCGGTTCGTCACCCACCGGGACCTGAGCGCGGCCGACGTCGAAGAAGCCCTGCGCCGGATCAAGACCGGCGCCTGA
- a CDS encoding SigE family RNA polymerase sigma factor, with amino-acid sequence MDQRDEQEFAEYFAARRDAVRRTAYMLCGDWHRADDLAQTAFVALHRRWKKIRDRAATDAYVRKTLVRASIDESRRPWRREWQTETLPEPPDDTPGLDDLVATREDLLAALKEVPPKQRAVLVMRFFEGLDVTGAAKALGCSEGNVKSQTARGLANLRQVLEREVETNG; translated from the coding sequence GTGGACCAGCGCGACGAGCAGGAGTTCGCGGAGTACTTCGCCGCCAGGCGGGACGCCGTGCGCCGGACCGCGTACATGCTCTGCGGCGACTGGCACCGGGCGGACGACCTCGCGCAGACGGCGTTCGTGGCACTGCACCGGAGGTGGAAGAAGATCAGGGATCGCGCGGCGACCGACGCGTACGTCCGCAAGACGCTCGTCCGGGCGTCGATCGACGAGTCACGGCGGCCGTGGCGGCGCGAGTGGCAGACCGAGACGCTGCCCGAGCCGCCCGACGACACGCCCGGCCTCGACGACCTCGTCGCGACCAGGGAAGACCTGCTCGCGGCGTTGAAGGAGGTACCGCCCAAGCAGCGGGCGGTGCTGGTGATGCGGTTCTTCGAAGGACTCGACGTGACCGGCGCGGCGAAGGCGCTGGGCTGCAGCGAAGGCAACGTGAAGAGCCAGACCGCCCGCGGGCTGGCGAACCTGAGGCAGGTCCTCGAACGGGAGGTGGAGACCAATGGATGA
- a CDS encoding HAD family hydrolase yields MNWIVFDYGDVLSKPSAALPDLAAAMRAPLPEFLAAYWEYRLAYDAGSTPLEYWQAVGNAVGAPVDETLSDELTRIDVEGWGHLEPSSKALLEALSEAGANLALLSNAPVAFGEWVRAQDFARHFRVTLFSGDVRCVKPDAKIFRLLLDELGAEPADCLFFDDRESNVDGARAVGLRAHVWNGADAARAWLD; encoded by the coding sequence ATGAACTGGATCGTGTTCGACTACGGCGACGTGCTCAGCAAGCCGAGCGCCGCCCTGCCCGACCTGGCGGCGGCGATGCGCGCGCCGCTGCCGGAGTTCCTGGCGGCGTACTGGGAGTACCGGCTCGCGTACGACGCCGGCAGCACGCCGCTCGAGTACTGGCAGGCGGTCGGCAACGCCGTGGGCGCGCCCGTCGACGAGACGTTGTCGGACGAGCTGACCCGCATCGACGTCGAGGGCTGGGGACACCTGGAGCCGTCGTCGAAGGCGCTGCTCGAAGCGCTCTCCGAGGCCGGCGCGAACCTGGCCCTGCTCTCGAACGCGCCGGTCGCGTTCGGCGAGTGGGTCCGCGCGCAGGACTTCGCGCGGCACTTCCGCGTGACGCTGTTCTCCGGCGACGTCCGGTGCGTCAAGCCGGACGCGAAGATCTTCCGCCTCCTGCTCGACGAGCTCGGCGCGGAGCCTGCCGACTGCCTGTTCTTCGACGACCGGGAGTCCAATGTGGACGGCGCACGGGCGGTCGGGCTCCGCGCCCACGTCTGGAACGGCGCCGACGCGGCCCGCGCCTGGCTGGACTGA